In the genome of Daucus carota subsp. sativus chromosome 9, DH1 v3.0, whole genome shotgun sequence, the window TTCATATACTCTCGGATCGATTTGTTCTTACCTTGGTGTAGATTCATTAAGGAGGCGGAGCTCTTAGCGtgtgttttgcttccaacaaattgtCCTATGAAGGTCTGCTCAAGTCAGCAAAACAATAAATAGAATTTGGGGGCAAAcgactataccagtgttgaGCCATCCCGCTCAAGGTCTGAGGAAAAGCACGGTACTTGATTGCTTCCGTAACAGGTTGGACTAACAGAGCGTTCATAAAGTTCCGAACGTGgttagcgggatcacccgtgccatcataggctttaatggttgggagcttgaattttctGGAGATTCTTGCACCCATAATTTCTTGGGTGAAAGGAGGAACGGGATTATCGGGATCGCTTGCCGGCAACAAGTGGATCTTATTCATGCTGGTCTGACGAGGGTTTTTATCCCTTGGTTCTGGGGGTGGTAATCTTGCCTGGTCCCTTTTCAATCGTGCAATTTCTTCTTCATAAGCGCGGATTCGATCCTCATAAGTTTGATTTGTTGCTCCTCGGGGCTCATTAGTCTCTTGCCTATGACGACGTCGGCGGTTTCGAGTATGGTCGTATCTCTTCTCCTTCGAGGAGGGGTATCATGTTCTTGCTCCGAGTCGGAGGAGTCGTAATCAGTTATGTGTACGTCATCATTACTCGTACCTCCACGACTAGTGGTCATGACAGTTGAGTAATGGGTGTCAGCGTCGGTCACGGTTGCAATCACCCGAGTTAATGGGGGCAGCGTGCCAAAGATCAGGGGAGTACTGGTTTGAGCAGCGGTAGTCCCAAGAGGGATGGAGGCGGTGATGGGGACCATTCCGGTCGAGACTCCGGTGGTCGTCTAGCTGAGTGGAACATGTACTTCTGAACGTATTCTTGGGTTCGTCATGGTTGTcgtcttcttcccacagacggcccCAAATGTTATGGAACAGAAAACGAGGGGTgcgagcgattcgtgctttggactggtctcgatgcgagatgcctacgtatcttctacttggagaagaatcaagtccaaaacatagttctagttatgaggggtagagccctttatataggcacTTCAGAGTTAGAAGCCggatggaagtatgattccaTATACCAGACTTCGTATCAAAGTATGCTTCGGAGCAACTAGTAAGAAAGAACTCTTATCTTCAGGTGTTAATACTCACCTAGAACTCCGGGACGTTCATCCACGAGAGTCAGTCGTATCGTAGGACTTAATTTCGTAGTTTGACCTTTGAATGGGCCTCGAGCCCATTTAAATCTATCTCACGATCCATATATATCTGGTTTGGACCGTTACTGGGCTGAAGCGGATTTTAACATGGTCAAACTGGTTACTCGGGCCTCTATTGGATCGGGCCATAATACTCAATTAATCTAACTCCTATCAGGCTCTAAGGAATTTaagtatatttgtgtgtgtgtgtgtgtgtgtgtgtgactttATATGTGTCGTGTCTGTGTTTTTGCCGCAAGttgtttgaattaaaaaaaattaagtaaaaaacaaacatttttatatatgtataaggcTTATTAGCGCAATGtggataaaatattttctaactCCACCACACCTTGTACTTATATCATGGATACAATGTATATAAGGCGACATGTGGTATTTGCTTGGTATTTGGCTAAGTCCAAGGGCCTTGCGCCTTGTACCACTCTATACAAGCGTAAAGTACCTTAACCTAGCACATAAGAGGTGTCAGGTGATAAGCTGTTatcaaataaatcatataaaagggACCTTCCGCCTCTCTTTCTCTATGGAGGCCCAAGGAGGACAAAACTGGCGCAAGGTGATGGTAATGGTTCAAGAAGTGCATGGCGATCCATGTATATGCAAGTTGTGACGCCATTTGGAATACTGAGGAATAAAACTAAGTAATAGAGATGTCAAGTGGTTTTCACTGATACAGACATACAAGGCTTGGAGCAAGGTGGCTTAACCATAGTTAAAATGAAAATCTATAAATAGCTaattgttttcatttgaaaacaacaaCACACAAACTCATTTGTGCATACTATAAGCACTCATATACACTTAGCTAGACAGAGAAATATTTCTACAAGCAAGAGCTTGTGACGATTTATAGTGCCACTGTCATTTATAGCACCTTTGAGGGTTATACacaaattaattattctttAGACTGGTTGGACTCGGATTTTGATAagaacataaaattaatattccgcaaatgaatttgaaaattgGGTAGTGTCGTATTCAGACCTCCCCCCCCCCCATCGCGACACTTTGGGACTAACATTATcttataatggggtttaatgcTAGTTGATGCACCTAGCACAACCCTGCAGAACAATGTAGCAAAGAGAAAGATGATGAGTTATATCTGATTTATCCCAGTCATTTTGGTGACATGTTTTAGAAATAACATCTTACCTTCTAAACTTAGTGCCATACTCCAATAGAATTATGGACTGGTAAGAAGCTAAGTCTAAGACGTATTCAGGTTTGGGGTTGTGTAGCACATTGCTGAACAAGAACGTGAGTAAATTAGATTCTCGTAAAGAAGTAAAGCTATTTATAGGCTATCTCATGGAACGAAGGACTATTTATTTTGTAATCCTAAGGATATAGATGTCATTGTTAGACTCACTTATAGCAAAGTCACATATGTTGTCGTGAGTCATCAACACTTGTAGCAATATGAGAAGTCAACTAGTTAATTGAGCATACTAAAAAGTGGAGTTTAGGACAAGGGTTCTTCATGCCACAATGTGGAGTGCACAAAAAGTATTCTTTTTACAGTAAAGTGACATGTTGACAAGGCTACAAAAAAAGTTGAGTTCACGACATGAacacataaaaataattaaaaccaAATTATAGTGAAAATATCATGGAGACATACACTATAGCACTAGTACATTTACATAAGCATGAAATTCTGCAATGGACAAATGTCAAgcttataatcaaaatttggagCTCATATGTCACGCCCCTAAATCTGAGCTCATATACTCGCCAACAGTCATATAATACATGTATCAACTCAATGATCTAACAAAACAACATCATGAATCTCAATCTCTTACACACATAttataatcttaaaaatataatatacatcagTAATATTAGTTACTAAAAACCAAATATATAATCCACGATCTCACACTAATAATCACAACATCTACATGACGTTACATTAATAGTTAACATAATATTAAAGGTTTAGTTATACGAACCATAAATGTAACTAAGTCCTTCTGGTAAATGCTGAACCTATCCAACTTATGTAATATTGCTATCTCAAGAGCGAATCAACCACCTATTCTTGtagtattgattattgaataatcCGGCCATGTTCTAATCTTTTACTagaagaaagattatatatagcAAAGTAGGAACAAGCGAAAGAATGCTAAGCAAGAGTTCTTCttcaatatttttgtaattcaCACAAAGAAAAGACGTGGTAATCACAATCTATCTCAAAAGGGTATTGAAAATATAAGCTATAAGTTACCCAATATGAAGTAAGTATGATAAGATATATCTCGACAATGCTTTAGTTAGAGTTCTCGATTAAAAATATCCACAATTAgtataaagtttaaaataatataatatgaaatttaattatCAACTTAGAAGAAAactgcactttgtgtacctgtAGTTAGGGGCGTCTAGCACTTGAAATACTGCAGTTCTGGATGTACCACTTGTTATACTAAACTTCCCAAGCGCTAAACACTTCATGTATCACCGTCAAGTTTGACTAACACTGTTAGTTTTTTCTGGGCTAATTCCGTCTTTTCAActgcaacatatatatatatatatatatatatatatatatatatatatggggagggttctggtacaaacttataAACTTTTTTAGTTCAACACAgaaataatttgagttcaacattttttaacttattttgttgaacatcttTTAAAATTGCGTTGGATAAGTAcataaaactaatttttcaatgtaaaaattaagttaaacgtattatataaccaatatttatgtttctaggcCCTAAtaaaaccccagaggtatagtttaagcatctttataaatatattcaacacgatgataattagtgttcaacacccgatttTGAatcccagttacaaatgtgttgaatgcacgatttatttatgcattatttttaaaaattgtgatattttttcaataatttttaacatgGATACTTTGTATAACTAGAGATTAACATGTTgggataataaaaaaaaattcaaaaaaaaaaatttgtaagtttgtaatttgaaaaagtttttatttgatcatgtccatatatatatacatgtcgaTTTTCCCTTACTTTTAAACCCAAAAAAACTTAAAGCCCTCATTCCCCTGCTTCTTCTCAAAACAGTCGCAACAACCCCTCAGTTatcttttctgtttttttttccgATCAAAACAAAAACCTGCGGAGCATAGTGTTCTGTGGATTTGTATGTTGAGTCACGGTACCGAGTCTGGGTGTTTGATAGTTTAGTAATCTGCTTATGTTTAAGTAATTTCGAGTAGCTATTGGTCGACATTTCGTTATACCGATttgttgtgttttctttgtATTACTGAGTCATTACAAAGTCTTTGTCCAAGTTTGAGCGAGTCATGGCACCAGGTTTCGGTTGAGTCAGGAGTTTTGTTTGTTGTTTATGCTGCATTTATTCTAGTTTCAGAATGGTTTGTTCTGGTTTATCTCTAGTCGTGGTTTATCTCTGGTTTATGCTGAGTTTGATTTTCGAGTCCTTTGGCTGAGTCGTCAAATCTATTCCTGAGTTGCTGTGTTGTGTCATTTTGCTcgtttttgttgttgtttgctGCTGCGTTTTAGGATTAGTTTGTAACCGAGTTTTGTATTGAGTCTTGCCATGTTTGAAATCTGCTTGGTTGTTGTTAAGTAGCAGAATAATTGCCGAGTTTTGTTTAGCAGCTAGTTGTCCCCAATAATGGCCTGTTGGTTGTTTTTATTTGTTCCGTCACACTGAACTGAGTAGCCATCGAGTCTGTTTATTGTGCTGAATTAAATACAGGGGTGGTCTCATTAGTTTGAGTTGTTGTGGCATGTATTTGGTTAAATTCTGCATATCCTTATTTCGAGCTGCTTAGCTTAGTGttttgttggttaattaattatgttgTTTATGCAGATTGGTTATTAAACTGAGTAGCTGTAATTTGGTAATCTGAGTATTACAAGTGCTGGTTTTCAAATATGCAGTATTTCAACTGGTTTGACACATAAAAGTGTATCTAAGAAAACTAACGGTGTTAGTCAAAATTGACGGTGATACACAAAGTGTTTAGCGCTTGAGAAGTTTAGTATATCAAGTGGCACATCCAGAACTGCAGTATTGCAAGTGCTAGACGGTACTAACTgcaggtacacaaagtgcagtTTCTTCTCAACTTAACTAGTCACCATTATAAcgatttttatatgttttttttttgaagaaaaagagataattcaataaataatagtcatacggcatctacaagaatgatcgagtcgaacaaacatagaaaaaattaacatgcttgtcttcatacccaagatgagacaaataagcaatgttgaaattgacgatggtacatgtatagatctttgctctgtgttcaccatcttttccaaaaactccgtttgagctatcaaccacaaatgcaattcccgaAAGGCTTTATTGATGAATCCAAACCACTCTCACAAAagaaggagagaaaaatcacacactctcaccagggaaagaaatcaaactataatcaaaacaaactaaaacaattagatctgcaccacgacACTTGggagataatcgatccaccCACAAATCCAAAAAGGCCTCTggaataagaacgaaaatcgaaagtttcggtgatatagatctaaTAAAACTTTCCCCGAAgaaggagatttattaagaaaatcaatgaaaaaacAAGAACAATCAAAGAACTAACAATCAAAAGgaaagatttggggctttccaccagaaaccgatggaagcccggTCGGAGATGAAAAGAGGGAGACGAAAAGAGGGAAGAGAGAAAAGGAAAACTAGGGTTTTTAAATATAAGATTAGAAAAGGGATTCTAAATtcgttttttgatttttatatgtttttaaattaatcCTTCtgtagaaaaataattattaactcTTTTAGTGCTATTTGGGACTTAACACCTAATCTTAATACTGTAccaatatcaattttaattagaaagATAGGACTTCTAAAATTTTTATAGATTTGATAGGACGATGATCGATCGTTGTTAAACATACCACACCGAGAGGTTTTTTAACAAGTAGATGAAAAAGAACAAATCACtcatatgaaatattttttataatcattGATTAGTAATACATCGGCCAAAACACAAAGGATAGACTGTCTAGTAATTGTTGTTGCTGCTTATAGATGATAATGAAGAAGAGTGGTTCACAGTTCACACAGCCTCTTACACTATTTTCTGCACTTGTTGTTAGGGCTGTTTACGAacagagccgagccgagttttgaccgagccgagccgagctttaaattttttcttatcgaaccgagtcgagccgagctgagctttcttatcgaacaaaaaattgtgttcgagctcgagctcgttaactaacgagccgaacacgagcttgttcacaAACACAtacgagccgagccagaaaaaaataaGGTCAAACTGCtacttgactcttaaaatagcaagccaaattaaattttttagtgtgttttgatggtaccatgttatagttaatattctcctgatcgatttgatatattatatgttgaattcggcgttcaataacatgtaTAAATTACGAAATTATCCtaaaaatattgcattttttcgagctttaatgagccgagctcgagccgaacacactaaaagctcggctcgagctcgttttcttaacgaacacatttttgtgttcgagctcgagctcgagttcttaacgaaccgagccgaaccgagctcttatcgagccgagctcgagcttgttcgcgaacagctcggttcgtgaacagctctaCTTGTTGTCATAACCatgttttcattaaaatattatgttcaaaataattttcaaaacaaataaaaatttaagttcCAAATTATCTTATGGGTTgagagtagctcaagtggtAAAGCTATACATCAGTCGTCGCCGAGGTCTCAGGTTCGATTCTCACCTATATCAAAATTTAGGTATCGAACAGATACTATGACTATAAAAatagtttgataaaaaaaaaagttccaaattatctttatatcttttataaaaatcttaatatcaattattatatttacatcCGGTTCCCAAATTATAAGAAAGtaagattatataattaagttgaCTTTACAAGTAATCGTGTTATAAGGGATCATCATCCGTCAAAATTTGAATATGGATCAAGGAGcctgttattatatttaaattatttaatttgattttttttatcttaaataaattatttagctACCAATGATGCCATGAGATATTGGGGTTGTTTGGGGTTAAGAAGCAAGCGTTTTTTTTTAGTAGAAGCCAAGAAGGGAGGCTGGGCCTGTGTTTGGGAGAAAGAGCAGAGCAGACAAAGTGGGCTTCAGAAGTGGAAAAAGAGAAGTAAAGAGTTGGTGCTTTTTCTTTGGCTTCGCACTTTCTTTCTCTTCTTTCATAATTGTGCGCCATGTTTCTCTCTGTTCTTATCTCTTTTCTTTcgtttattattttcattttaatttattatttcgattgtaaagttttttatttagaaaaaaaaaatgtctgtcttatttttaacaatattttgATGACCACAactttttcacaaaaaaaaaaacagcgttataaaaattaattcgaaaattctaatcaatttctaaaaatatttatcaatttcttaattatactgtaatttgaaaataatttacactcttttaaaaataatattataatgtaCCAAACATGGCATTACTTTTAAGTcaaatcatccaaacactaaaaaaaacttataagtttaAGTAGCCAAACACttaacaacttaaaatttttacttctgcttctcacttctactccacttttttattttaagtaagaaatcacttcttttaagtttagCCAAACAGCCCCATTAGATACGAGAAGAACTTCGTTTTTATTCCTTGCTTATTTTGGAGTTATTTACTCAATATAGAAACATatacaattattatataattattaaatatattttcttaaattaaatcgttattttaattattttgtgcaCATCTCTAACTCAGCCCGAGTGACGAGTGCTAGGGGCATTGATTCTTATTTTCCCCTTGGCCCTTTCACCTCTCATTATTTTCTttaaacattataattttttatcgaGCAACGCTTCAATAATCTCGCACACCCAAATTCAGATCAAATTTGTACCTGAAGATGAAGCTATGGATGAATCGTATCATTTTACAAAGACCCGTCTAGTCTCAGGTATTAAATTCTTCCTTCAATTTTAGGTATATGTAGATATCTGTATATTTTTGCGTATTTTCTGTTCATGATATTAGTTAAATGGTTGTTTGTAAtctgaaatgaagttatttattaatttcagCTTCTGGGTATAGGTCATCTTTGATTGTATTGAAAAGGGTGTTAGGGTTTTGTGATTATTGGAGTTGTTGTAATGGATGGTGATGGTGGTGATGTTATGAGGGATGATATTGATTTGAACTTAGATCCTGATGGTTCAAGGGTAAGATTAAGACCATTAATTAGTGAGTTGGAAAGTGCCCATGTTCAGATTGAGGATAGGATTCGTCGCCTTGAGGAGGTTACATCGAGGTTAAGACAACGTAGGCTGTCGTTGTTGCAATCTCAAAGTCGTGGTGCTGAGGGAAGTGATGTGGTTGAGGTTCAGAATACAGGTTTGGGGGGAAATGAGAATGAGGTGAGTAATGGGGAAAGTGGAGTTGGTTCGGGGGATGTTGGAAGGGGTTGTAAAAGGAATTATTCGCAATTGGTAGGGAAAGCGTTGGAGGATGAGACGGATGATAAGAAGGATGTTAGTGATGGTGGGAGCTTTTATGATTGTAATATTTGCTTGGAAATGGCGAAGGAGCCTGTTTTGACTTGTTGTGGTCATTTGTTTTGTTGGCCTTGCTTTTATCAATTGGAGTATGTTGATTTGACGGCCAAGGAATGCCCGGTTTGCAGGGGAGATGTAGTAGATTCGAATGTTACGCCAATTTATGGCAGTGCAAACAGTAGCCATGTGCCTGATCTAGGCTCTGGTGTTTGCATACCTCCTAGGCCTCGGGCTTACAGGGTAGAGAGCATTAGGCAACGTGTGAGCAGGCCTGTTACGCATGTTCCAGTTGTAGAAGCACTACGTCGGATTAGGATGGGAATTGGTGCTACTACGGAGCAGCTTAGGCGACACAACCAAGCAGCTGCAGAGCAGCGAAGACAGCGAAACTTTGGTAGTACAACTGCTGTTACAGATTTGCCGCCCTTATGGGTGGCTGCAGAAATAGGAGGCAGCCGACGTGATGATGCAACTTTAGAGCCAGGACAGCAAAATCTCAATAGTTCAGATGCTGGTTCTGTCACTGAGTGGCAGCCGTTGTGGAGGGATGCAGAAATAGGTGGTAGCCAGCACAATAATGCAATTTCACAACAACTAACAGAGCACAGTCTTGGTACAAGTACTGGTTTGGTCACAGATATGCAGCCGTTGTTTATGACTACTGAAATAGGGGTTAATCATCAGGATGATCCAACTACAGAACACTTGGGACCGCAAAATCTTGATAGGGAAACTACTGGTTTTGTGACAGATTTGCAGTTATGGGTGACTGAAGAAATAGGAGGTCATCAGCAGGATCACGCAAACCTAGAGCAGTCAAGGCAACAAAACCTTGataatgcaactacaagttttGACTCGGATTTGCAGCCTCAGTGGATGACAGCTGAAATAGGGGGTAGCAGACGCGGTAATGCAACTGCCGAACAACCAAGACAGCAAAATCCCAATAATACTCCAGCTGATTCTTTCACAGGTTTGGAGCCTCTGGCGCTGAATGCTGAAATAGGAGCTAGACGCCGCTCACGCTCCCGTCATATTCAAAGGGTATTATCAGAAACTGCTGCTTCACTTTCTTCAATTTCATTTGCATTGAATAATACTGAAAGGTTAGTCGAGAACCTAAAGTCTTTTATACGTGTTCTTAACGTGCAAAGAACTGATTCACAGTTGTTGGAGGCCAGGGATCTGCTTAGTAATAGTGTTGCTGTTATACAAACAGAGCTCCAGAGTTTAAATTCTATGGCTGAGACTAATTCAGCTCCTGATGCTTCTGCTGCTGTTGCTCCCTCGGAAAACCTGGAAACTGCTTCAAATGTTTCGGACCATCTTTCAGTGCCCCGTCGTTTGTCCTCCAGGAGAAGTTTTCCATCTATAGTTTCAGATACTGAGAATGATGTTCCTCGGGAATCCCAACGGAGGAGAATGAGATGATTTTGCTTTCCATATcaagagagagatgagattgGTAATGTTTCATCTTGAAACTGTGTTCTGCCTTTGCTAGTAAAACCTTTTGGTTTATTTCCAGTTCATGTTTACAAAAACTTGTATACAGTCTGCAGTGCCGTACTAGGTTTGAATTATCTATCTGTATCGTCTATTGTATGTTTTACCTTCTTTCTGatttctctattttttatttattttctatgcTAAAGTGGTGTATAGGTTTTTGAATGAACACATGCTCATACTTGCAGTTTATGCAATCGCGGATCCTATAGTTGGTTTGCGTAACTTATTAATATAGGTACTGCGGCATATTCTGGACTCCTGCCAATTTCAGTAGCTGAAGATATTGCATGGTTATAGTTTAAGAATGAAAGCTTATATAGCAATTTTTAAGGTTCTTGCATGCAAGTAATTATATCTTGTCAGGAGTATTTCTTTTGGTGATCAT includes:
- the LOC108202928 gene encoding uncharacterized protein LOC108202928 isoform X2 — encoded protein: MDGDGGDVMRDDIDLNLDPDGSRVRLRPLISELESAHVQIEDRIRRLEEVTSRLRQRRLSLLQSQSRGAEGSDVVEVQNTGLGGNENEVSNGESGVGSGDVGRGCKRNYSQLVGKALEDETDDKKDVSDGGSFYDCNICLEMAKEPVLTCCGHLFCWPCFYQLEYVDLTAKECPVCRGDVVDSNVTPIYGSANSSHVPDLGSGVCIPPRPRAYRVESIRQRVSRPVTHVPVVEALRRIRMGIGATTEQLRRHNQAAAEQRRQRNFGSTTAVTDLPPLWVAAEIGGSRRDDATLEPGQQNLNSSDAGSVTEWQPLWRDAEIGGSQHNNAISQQLTEHSLGTSTGLVTDMQPLFMTTEIGVNHQDDPTTEHLGPQNLDRETTGFVTDLQLWVTEEIGGHQQDHANLEQSRQQNLDNATTSFDSDLQPQWMTAEIGGSRRGNATAEQPRQQNPNNTPADSFTGLEPLALNAEIGARRRSRSRHIQRVLSETAASLSSISFALNNTERDLLSNSVAVIQTELQSLNSMAETNSAPDASAAVAPSENLETASNVSDHLSVPRRLSSRRSFPSIVSDTENDVPRESQRRRMR
- the LOC108202928 gene encoding uncharacterized protein LOC108202928 isoform X3, with protein sequence MDGDGGDVMRDDIDLNLDPDGSRVRLRPLISELESAHVQIEDRIRRLEEVTSRLRQRRLSLLQSQSRGAEGSDVVEVQNTGLGGNENEVSNGESGVGSGDVGRGCKRNYSQLVGKALEDETDDKKDVSDGGSFYDCNICLEMAKEPVLTCCGHLFCWPCFYQLEYVDLTAKECPVCRGDVVDSNVTPIYGSANSSHVPDLGSGVCIPPRPRAYRVESIRQRVSRPVTHVPVVEALRRIRMGIGATTEQLRRHNQAAAEQRRQRNFGSTTAVTDLPPLWVAAEIGGSRRDDATLEPGQQNLNSSDAGSVTEWQPLWRDAEIGGSQHNNAISQQLTEHSLGTSTGLVTDMQPLFMTTEIGVNHQDDPTTEHLGPQNLDRETTGFVTDLQLWVTEEIGGHQQDHANLEQSRQQNLDNATTSFDSDLQPQWMTAEIGGSRRGNATAEQPRQQNPNNTPADSFTGLEPLALNAEIGARRRSRSRHIQRLLEARDLLSNSVAVIQTELQSLNSMAETNSAPDASAAVAPSENLETASNVSDHLSVPRRLSSRRSFPSIVSDTENDVPRESQRRRMR
- the LOC108202928 gene encoding uncharacterized protein LOC108202928 isoform X1, translating into MDGDGGDVMRDDIDLNLDPDGSRVRLRPLISELESAHVQIEDRIRRLEEVTSRLRQRRLSLLQSQSRGAEGSDVVEVQNTGLGGNENEVSNGESGVGSGDVGRGCKRNYSQLVGKALEDETDDKKDVSDGGSFYDCNICLEMAKEPVLTCCGHLFCWPCFYQLEYVDLTAKECPVCRGDVVDSNVTPIYGSANSSHVPDLGSGVCIPPRPRAYRVESIRQRVSRPVTHVPVVEALRRIRMGIGATTEQLRRHNQAAAEQRRQRNFGSTTAVTDLPPLWVAAEIGGSRRDDATLEPGQQNLNSSDAGSVTEWQPLWRDAEIGGSQHNNAISQQLTEHSLGTSTGLVTDMQPLFMTTEIGVNHQDDPTTEHLGPQNLDRETTGFVTDLQLWVTEEIGGHQQDHANLEQSRQQNLDNATTSFDSDLQPQWMTAEIGGSRRGNATAEQPRQQNPNNTPADSFTGLEPLALNAEIGARRRSRSRHIQRVLSETAASLSSISFALNNTERLVENLKSFIRVLNVQRTDSQLLEARDLLSNSVAVIQTELQSLNSMAETNSAPDASAAVAPSENLETASNVSDHLSVPRRLSSRRSFPSIVSDTENDVPRESQRRRMR